Proteins encoded by one window of Microbacterium testaceum:
- a CDS encoding TetR/AcrR family transcriptional regulator, whose amino-acid sequence MPADPVTTPQTADPSGAREDAPARRGRPGYDREGLLAVAVQLFNEQGYDATSVADLAKRLGLTKSALYHHFSSKEELLAVALEAALGGLEAVLDEPGAREGAASDRLRFVLTGATDVLVAQLPAVTLLLRVRGNSAVEQAALERRRVFDHRVTSLVAEAQAEGSVRDDVDAAVAARLLFGMINSVVEWYRPGGGVDGDRLGADIVRIALDGLRTA is encoded by the coding sequence GTGCCCGCCGATCCCGTGACGACCCCGCAGACCGCCGACCCCTCGGGTGCGAGGGAAGACGCGCCCGCGCGTCGGGGTCGCCCGGGTTACGACCGCGAGGGACTGCTCGCCGTGGCCGTGCAGTTGTTCAACGAGCAGGGGTACGACGCCACCAGCGTCGCCGACCTCGCCAAACGCCTCGGGCTGACCAAGTCGGCGCTCTACCACCACTTCTCTTCGAAGGAGGAACTGCTGGCGGTGGCCCTCGAGGCCGCACTCGGCGGTCTCGAGGCCGTCCTCGATGAGCCCGGCGCGCGCGAGGGTGCGGCGTCCGATCGCCTGCGCTTCGTGCTCACGGGGGCGACCGACGTGCTCGTCGCGCAGCTCCCCGCGGTGACCCTCCTGCTGCGGGTGCGGGGCAACAGCGCCGTCGAGCAGGCCGCGCTCGAGCGTCGCCGCGTCTTCGACCATCGCGTGACGAGCCTCGTCGCCGAAGCCCAGGCCGAGGGGAGCGTGCGCGACGACGTCGATGCCGCGGTCGCCGCCCGCCTGCTGTTCGGCATGATCAACTCCGTCGTCGAGTGGTACCGTCCCGGCGGCGGCGTCGACGGCGATCGTCTCGGCGCCGACATCGTGCGCATCGCCCTCGACGGCCTGCGCACCGCCTGA
- a CDS encoding RNA polymerase sigma factor, with translation MPSLTSATDAFLASRAADGDQLAFGVLVRRHAPFLVAFATRLTGSRADADDCVQEALITAWRRLPDLTDPEKVRSWLTTIVSRKATDRLRSRKISEEIDEEMVSGRDDPERAVVASSQMDALKKILGELPEDLRVVWVLREVGGHSYDEIAVEVGESAATVRGRLARARKTVLERMEEWR, from the coding sequence ATGCCCTCTTTGACCTCCGCCACCGACGCTTTCCTCGCGTCGCGCGCGGCCGACGGCGACCAGCTCGCCTTCGGGGTGCTGGTGCGTCGGCATGCGCCGTTCCTCGTCGCGTTCGCGACCAGGCTCACGGGCTCGCGCGCCGACGCCGACGATTGCGTGCAAGAGGCCCTCATCACGGCGTGGCGGCGTCTTCCGGATCTCACCGATCCCGAGAAGGTGCGAAGCTGGCTGACGACCATCGTGTCGCGCAAGGCCACCGACCGCTTGCGTTCGCGCAAGATCTCCGAAGAGATCGACGAGGAGATGGTCTCGGGTCGCGATGACCCGGAGCGCGCGGTTGTGGCATCTTCTCAGATGGACGCGCTCAAGAAGATCCTGGGCGAGTTGCCCGAGGACCTCCGCGTGGTGTGGGTGCTGCGCGAGGTCGGTGGGCACAGCTACGACGAGATCGCCGTCGAAGTGGGCGAGTCCGCCGCCACCGTGCGCGGGCGCCTCGCGCGAGCGAGGAAAACGGTTCTGGAACGCATGGAGGAGTGGAGGTGA
- a CDS encoding pyridoxal-phosphate dependent enzyme: MSLNAPAFFFDDPVSRARLGRTNLQDSIVRYAQSVADLVGNTPLVRLSRVTDGIAATVLAKIEYFNPGGSAKDRIAANIVDAAERDGLLQPGGVIVEPTSGNTGVGLALIAQQRGYRCVFVVPDKVAEDKRAVLRAYGAEVVVTPTNVEPDDPNSYYSVSDRLVREIPGAFKPNQYANPNGPRSHYETTGPEIWRDTEGRLTHFVAGVGTGGTITGTGRYLREVAGSAVRIVGVDPEGSIYSGDDIHGYDVEGVGEDFWPAAFDPTLVDEYERVSDAESFEMTRRLAREEGLLVGGSSGMAVVGALRVARELPADAVVVVILPDHGRGYLSKIFDDDWMIERGYDVAPVASLLPTPSEEHPA; this comes from the coding sequence TTGTCGCTGAACGCCCCCGCGTTCTTTTTCGACGACCCCGTCAGCCGCGCCCGCCTCGGGCGCACCAACCTCCAGGACTCCATCGTGCGTTACGCCCAGAGCGTCGCCGACCTCGTCGGCAACACCCCCCTCGTCCGTCTCTCCCGCGTCACCGACGGCATCGCCGCCACGGTGCTCGCGAAGATCGAGTACTTCAACCCCGGCGGCTCGGCCAAAGACCGGATCGCCGCGAACATCGTCGACGCCGCCGAGCGTGACGGTCTGCTGCAGCCCGGCGGAGTGATCGTCGAGCCCACCAGCGGCAACACCGGCGTCGGCCTCGCCCTCATCGCGCAGCAGCGCGGATACCGTTGCGTCTTCGTCGTGCCCGACAAGGTCGCCGAAGACAAGCGGGCGGTGCTGCGGGCGTACGGTGCGGAGGTCGTCGTGACCCCCACGAACGTCGAGCCCGACGATCCGAACTCGTACTACAGCGTGTCGGACCGCCTGGTGCGCGAGATCCCCGGCGCTTTCAAGCCCAACCAGTACGCCAACCCGAACGGTCCGCGCAGCCACTACGAGACCACCGGTCCAGAGATCTGGCGCGACACCGAGGGGCGGCTCACCCACTTCGTCGCCGGCGTCGGCACGGGCGGCACGATCACCGGCACCGGCCGGTACCTCCGCGAGGTCGCCGGGTCGGCGGTGCGCATCGTCGGGGTCGACCCCGAGGGCTCGATCTACTCGGGTGACGACATCCACGGCTACGACGTCGAGGGCGTCGGCGAGGACTTCTGGCCCGCGGCCTTCGATCCGACCCTCGTCGACGAGTACGAGCGCGTCTCCGACGCCGAGTCGTTCGAGATGACCCGCCGGCTCGCTCGCGAAGAGGGGCTGCTCGTCGGCGGCTCCAGTGGCATGGCGGTCGTCGGTGCCCTGCGTGTCGCGCGGGAGCTGCCGGCCGACGCCGTGGTCGTCGTCATCCTTCCCGATCACGGTCGCGGCTACCTCAGCAAGATCTTCGACGACGACTGGATGATCGAGCGCGGCTACGACGTTGCACCCGTGGCATCCCTTCTTCCGACCCCTTCCGAGGAGCACCCCGCATGA
- a CDS encoding MFS transporter, which translates to MASLTSASAPATGMKREERRVLAGTLVGTSIEWYDFFIYAQAAGLVLAPLFLAPLAQTDPAIAQVLSFATIGISFLFRPLGAVVAGWLGDRLGRKKMLVLTLIMMGVSTALIGVLPTYAAIGVAAPVLLILLRVLQGFSAGGEWGGAALLSVEHAPVNRRGYFGAYPQIGVPVGMILATATLWILTSSMSAEAFLAWGWRVPFLFSIVLIVVGYVIRRAVEESPVFEDLVRRRKESSAPLGQLFRKNWRQVVLTAFVFIGNNAAGYLLIAFFATYSVSALGMDRPTVLLATTLASFGWLGFTLWGGRLSDRLGRVRTFQLGYLLLAVWAVPMWFLIDTANIVWYFVALFVMTLGLGLSYGPQAALYAEMFPANVRYSGVSIGYALGAIMGGAFAPMIAEALLRSTGASWTIGLYIAVAALISLGAVSLIKETKGVDLRA; encoded by the coding sequence ATGGCCTCGCTGACCTCGGCATCCGCCCCTGCCACCGGGATGAAACGAGAGGAACGGCGCGTTCTCGCCGGCACCCTCGTGGGCACCTCGATCGAGTGGTACGACTTCTTCATCTACGCCCAAGCGGCCGGGCTCGTGCTCGCGCCGCTCTTCCTCGCACCCCTCGCCCAGACCGACCCGGCCATCGCGCAGGTGCTGTCGTTCGCGACGATCGGCATCTCGTTCCTCTTCCGCCCGCTCGGCGCCGTCGTGGCCGGCTGGCTCGGCGACCGCCTCGGCCGCAAGAAGATGCTCGTGCTCACCCTCATCATGATGGGCGTCTCGACGGCCCTCATCGGCGTGCTGCCCACCTACGCCGCGATCGGCGTGGCCGCCCCCGTCCTGCTCATTCTCCTGCGCGTGCTGCAGGGCTTCTCGGCCGGTGGCGAGTGGGGCGGCGCGGCGCTGCTCTCGGTCGAGCACGCCCCGGTGAACCGCCGCGGCTACTTCGGCGCCTACCCGCAGATCGGTGTGCCGGTGGGCATGATCCTCGCCACCGCGACCCTGTGGATCCTCACCTCGTCGATGTCGGCGGAGGCCTTCCTCGCGTGGGGCTGGCGCGTGCCGTTCCTCTTCTCGATCGTGCTCATCGTGGTCGGATACGTCATCCGCCGCGCGGTGGAGGAGAGCCCCGTGTTCGAAGACCTCGTGCGCCGCCGCAAGGAGTCGTCGGCTCCGCTCGGCCAGCTGTTCCGCAAGAACTGGCGCCAGGTCGTCCTGACGGCATTCGTCTTCATCGGCAACAACGCCGCGGGCTACCTGCTGATCGCGTTCTTCGCGACCTACTCCGTCTCGGCGCTGGGCATGGATCGCCCGACCGTGCTGCTGGCCACGACCCTGGCATCCTTCGGCTGGCTCGGCTTCACCCTGTGGGGCGGCCGACTCTCGGACCGTCTCGGCCGCGTGCGGACTTTCCAGCTCGGCTACCTGCTGCTGGCCGTGTGGGCCGTGCCGATGTGGTTCCTTATCGATACCGCGAACATCGTCTGGTACTTCGTCGCGCTGTTCGTGATGACGCTCGGCCTCGGCCTGTCGTACGGACCGCAGGCGGCGCTGTACGCCGAGATGTTCCCCGCGAACGTGCGGTACTCGGGCGTCTCGATCGGCTACGCCCTCGGCGCGATCATGGGCGGAGCTTTCGCCCCGATGATCGCCGAAGCGCTGCTGCGCTCGACCGGCGCCTCGTGGACCATCGGTCTGTACATCGCCGTCGCCGCGCTCATCTCGCTCGGCGCCGTCTCGCTCATCAAAGAGACGAAGGGCGTCGACCTGAGGGCGTGA
- a CDS encoding NAD-dependent epimerase/dehydratase family protein: MRIALTGSSGKLGSVVARELRAAGHDVIGLDVRGERGPGFVQVDLTDYGQVIDALTAVNDQHDGFEAIVHLAAIPAPGIRSDIATFHNNMASTFNVFWAATRLGIQKIVSASSETVLGLPFDVPPPYIPVDEEYAPRPESVYSLVKTLEERLAVELVRWNPELSVTALRFSNVMVPEDYAEFPFDDDARTRKWNLWGYIDARDGAQAVQRALETAPAGFDTFIIAAADTVMTRPNAELVAEVFPGVATHGDLGENTTLLSIDKARRLLGFDPQHSWRDAR; encoded by the coding sequence ATGCGCATCGCCCTCACCGGTTCGTCCGGAAAGCTCGGCTCGGTCGTCGCCCGCGAGCTGCGTGCCGCCGGCCACGATGTCATCGGCCTCGACGTCCGCGGAGAACGCGGCCCGGGCTTCGTCCAGGTCGACCTCACCGACTACGGCCAGGTCATCGACGCCCTCACCGCCGTGAACGACCAGCACGACGGCTTCGAGGCCATCGTGCATCTCGCGGCGATCCCGGCACCCGGCATCCGCTCCGACATCGCGACCTTCCACAACAACATGGCGAGCACCTTCAACGTCTTCTGGGCGGCGACACGTCTCGGCATCCAGAAGATCGTCTCCGCGTCGAGCGAGACCGTCCTCGGTCTTCCTTTCGACGTGCCGCCCCCGTACATCCCGGTCGACGAGGAGTACGCACCGCGACCCGAGTCGGTCTACTCGCTCGTGAAGACGCTCGAAGAGCGCCTGGCGGTGGAGCTCGTGCGCTGGAACCCCGAGCTGTCGGTCACCGCGCTGCGGTTCTCGAACGTGATGGTCCCCGAGGACTACGCGGAGTTCCCCTTCGACGACGACGCCCGCACCCGCAAGTGGAACCTGTGGGGCTACATCGATGCGCGTGACGGTGCGCAAGCCGTGCAGCGCGCCCTCGAGACAGCGCCCGCGGGCTTCGACACCTTCATCATCGCTGCGGCCGACACGGTCATGACGCGGCCCAACGCCGAGCTGGTCGCCGAGGTGTTCCCCGGCGTCGCCACGCACGGCGATCTGGGTGAGAACACCACGCTGCTGTCGATCGACAAGGCCCGCCGCCTGCTCGGATTCGACCCGCAACACTCCTGGCGCGACGCGCGCTGA
- a CDS encoding dihydrolipoyl dehydrogenase family protein produces MSHDADSYDIAVIGAGPAGTAAALRAAELGASVVVLEAGRVGGTCVNTGCVPTRVLAKAARLMRETRSADDYGIVVDEPHVDWSAVVSRVHERVDAVRSIKREAERFAHAGVDLVHEGRARFADDHTLVLDSGRRIRAESILICVGGHSRRLPIPGAELATVPEDVLTLTELPRRVAVIGAGNTGAQLVTVFRSFGSEVTLLDVAPRVLMASDAAISRVIADSLSEHGVDVRTGIETVERIDRAADGSLTLAWSEDGSSRTVDVDVVIMATGWPADVEDLGLENVGVEVERSAIPVDRYFRTIVPHILAVGDANGRDMLVQAAQFEGEAAAENAVLGANRRTPHHLLPAGGFTDPDYAGVGLTEEQARDRDPSCVVATVRFADLDRAVIDDRERGFLMLIADRRRELVLGAHAVGENAVEVIQSVTTAMAAGIDVSTLAGVRFAYPTYSAVIGNAARALLHADSPALLE; encoded by the coding sequence GTGAGCCACGACGCCGACAGCTACGACATCGCCGTGATCGGAGCGGGCCCCGCGGGCACGGCCGCCGCCTTGCGAGCGGCGGAACTCGGCGCCTCCGTGGTCGTCCTCGAAGCCGGCCGCGTGGGCGGGACCTGCGTCAACACGGGCTGCGTTCCCACGCGAGTGCTCGCGAAGGCCGCGCGCCTCATGCGCGAGACGCGCTCCGCGGACGACTACGGCATCGTCGTGGACGAACCCCACGTCGACTGGTCGGCGGTGGTGTCGAGGGTGCACGAGCGAGTGGATGCCGTGCGCTCTATCAAGCGCGAGGCCGAGCGCTTCGCGCACGCCGGGGTGGATCTGGTGCACGAGGGCCGGGCGCGCTTCGCCGACGACCACACGCTCGTGCTCGACAGCGGCCGCCGCATCCGTGCGGAGTCGATCCTGATCTGCGTGGGCGGGCACTCCCGTCGCCTGCCGATCCCCGGAGCCGAGCTCGCCACCGTCCCCGAGGACGTGCTCACCCTGACCGAGCTGCCCCGCCGCGTCGCCGTCATCGGCGCCGGCAACACGGGCGCTCAGCTGGTGACGGTGTTCCGCTCCTTCGGCTCAGAGGTCACCCTGCTCGATGTCGCACCGCGTGTGCTCATGGCATCCGACGCCGCCATCTCCCGGGTGATCGCCGATTCTCTCTCGGAGCACGGCGTCGACGTGCGGACCGGGATCGAGACGGTCGAGCGCATCGACCGTGCCGCCGACGGATCGCTCACCCTCGCCTGGAGCGAGGACGGCTCCTCTCGGACCGTCGACGTCGACGTCGTCATCATGGCGACCGGGTGGCCCGCCGACGTCGAGGACCTCGGCCTCGAGAACGTCGGCGTCGAGGTGGAGCGCTCGGCCATCCCGGTCGACCGCTACTTCCGGACGATCGTTCCGCACATCCTCGCCGTCGGCGACGCGAACGGCCGCGACATGCTCGTCCAGGCGGCGCAGTTCGAGGGCGAAGCGGCGGCTGAGAACGCCGTTCTGGGCGCCAACCGGCGCACCCCGCACCACCTGCTGCCCGCGGGCGGGTTCACCGATCCCGACTACGCGGGCGTCGGCTTGACCGAAGAGCAGGCGCGGGACCGCGACCCCTCGTGCGTCGTGGCGACCGTCCGCTTCGCCGACCTCGACCGCGCGGTGATCGACGACCGCGAGCGCGGTTTCCTCATGCTCATCGCCGACCGTCGCCGCGAGTTGGTGCTGGGGGCGCACGCGGTGGGCGAGAACGCCGTCGAGGTCATCCAGTCGGTGACCACGGCGATGGCGGCCGGCATCGACGTGTCGACGCTCGCGGGAGTGCGCTTCGCGTACCCCACCTACAGCGCGGTGATCGGCAACGCGGCGCGCGCTCTGCTGCACGCGGACTCCCCCGCCCTGCTGGAGTGA
- a CDS encoding sulfite exporter TauE/SafE family protein codes for MTPETRPSRSARFFFVCIGVGLLAGLMSGLFGVGGGTVIVPLLVLLLGFDQRLGAGTSLAAIVPTASVGVITYAIDGHVAWLPALILAAFAVVGAQIGTWLLPKLSQTALRWAFVAFLIVVMVSLFFVIPSRDAELELTWITGPGLALLGVITGTLAGLLGVGGGIIVVPALLLLFGTSDLIAKGTSLLMMIPTAISGTVGNLRRSNVDIRAALCIGIAACLTTPVGALIAKFVDPFVGNVLFAIFLVFIASQMAVKAVRGRHQR; via the coding sequence GTGACCCCCGAGACCCGCCCCTCGCGCTCCGCCCGCTTCTTCTTCGTCTGCATCGGTGTCGGTCTTCTCGCCGGTCTCATGTCGGGCCTGTTCGGTGTCGGGGGCGGAACCGTCATCGTCCCGCTCCTGGTGCTGCTGCTCGGCTTCGACCAGCGTCTCGGGGCGGGTACCTCGCTCGCGGCGATCGTGCCCACGGCATCCGTCGGCGTCATCACCTACGCGATCGACGGGCACGTCGCGTGGCTCCCCGCGCTGATCCTGGCCGCCTTCGCGGTGGTCGGCGCCCAGATCGGCACGTGGCTGCTCCCGAAGCTGTCGCAGACCGCGCTGCGCTGGGCGTTCGTCGCGTTCCTCATCGTGGTGATGGTGAGTCTGTTCTTCGTCATCCCCTCGCGCGACGCCGAACTCGAGCTCACCTGGATCACCGGACCGGGGCTTGCGCTGCTGGGGGTGATCACCGGAACCCTGGCGGGTCTGCTCGGCGTGGGCGGCGGCATCATCGTCGTCCCCGCCCTGCTGCTGCTGTTCGGCACGAGCGACCTCATCGCCAAGGGCACCTCGCTGCTCATGATGATCCCCACGGCGATCTCGGGGACCGTCGGAAACCTGCGCCGCTCGAACGTCGACATCCGTGCCGCCCTGTGCATCGGGATCGCCGCGTGCCTCACCACCCCGGTGGGCGCCCTCATCGCGAAGTTCGTCGATCCGTTCGTGGGCAACGTGCTGTTCGCGATCTTCCTCGTCTTCATCGCCTCGCAGATGGCGGTCAAGGCCGTTCGCGGGCGTCACCAGCGCTGA
- a CDS encoding cystathionine gamma-synthase — translation MSTHDAARGFDSLAVHAGQEPDESTGAVIPPIHVSTTYAQDGIGGLRGGYEYGRSGNPTRTALETQIAALEGGARALSFASGLAGEDALLRAALQPGDEVLLGNDVYGGTYRLLARVLGPWGVKLRVVDMSDLDAVASAIEERAPRMVWVETPSNPMLRITDIAGLATLGHAAGALVVVDNTFASPALQRPLPLGADVVVHSATKYLGGHSDVVGGALAFADADLAEKVQFLQFAAGAVSGPFDAYLTTRGIKTLAVRMQRHSSNAQAVAEHLLAHDRVAKVYYPGLPSHPGHELAARQMSGFGGIVSLELADGAAARRFAESTRLFTLAESLGGVESLVNYPDAMTHASVRGTELAVPETIVRLSVGIESVDDLVADVDQALAAL, via the coding sequence ATGAGCACCCACGACGCCGCCCGCGGCTTCGACAGCCTCGCCGTCCACGCCGGTCAAGAGCCCGACGAGAGCACGGGGGCGGTCATCCCGCCGATCCACGTCTCGACGACGTACGCGCAGGACGGCATCGGCGGGCTCCGCGGCGGCTACGAGTACGGCCGCAGCGGCAACCCCACGCGGACCGCGCTCGAGACGCAGATCGCCGCCCTCGAGGGGGGCGCTCGCGCGCTGTCGTTCGCCTCGGGGCTCGCCGGCGAAGACGCGCTGCTGCGCGCCGCGCTCCAGCCCGGCGACGAGGTGCTGCTCGGCAACGACGTGTACGGCGGCACCTATCGCCTGCTCGCGCGGGTGCTCGGCCCGTGGGGTGTGAAGCTGCGCGTGGTCGACATGAGCGATCTGGATGCCGTGGCATCCGCGATCGAAGAGCGCGCCCCGCGCATGGTCTGGGTCGAGACCCCCAGCAACCCGATGCTGCGCATCACCGACATCGCCGGCCTCGCCACCCTTGGCCACGCCGCGGGTGCCCTCGTCGTGGTGGACAACACCTTCGCCTCGCCGGCCCTGCAGCGGCCGCTGCCGCTCGGTGCCGACGTCGTCGTGCACTCGGCGACGAAGTACCTCGGCGGGCACAGCGACGTCGTCGGGGGAGCGCTCGCGTTCGCCGACGCCGACCTCGCCGAGAAGGTGCAGTTCCTGCAGTTCGCGGCGGGCGCGGTGTCGGGTCCCTTCGACGCCTACCTCACCACGCGCGGCATCAAGACCCTCGCGGTGCGCATGCAGCGGCACAGCTCGAACGCGCAGGCGGTGGCCGAGCACCTGCTCGCCCACGACCGCGTCGCGAAGGTCTACTACCCGGGTCTGCCCTCGCACCCCGGTCACGAGCTGGCGGCGCGGCAGATGAGCGGGTTCGGCGGCATCGTGTCGCTCGAGCTCGCCGACGGCGCGGCCGCCCGCCGCTTCGCCGAGTCGACGCGCCTGTTCACCCTCGCCGAGTCGCTGGGAGGGGTGGAGTCGCTCGTGAACTACCCGGATGCCATGACCCACGCCTCCGTCCGCGGCACCGAACTCGCGGTGCCCGAGACCATCGTCCGCCTGTCGGTCGGCATCGAATCGGTCGACGACCTGGTCGCCGACGTGGACCAGGCGCTCGCGGCTCTCTGA
- a CDS encoding Asp23/Gls24 family envelope stress response protein, with protein MAQNSSLPTSTRTDAGKTVIVDAVVAKVAGIAAAEVPGVHALGGGAARVIGNIRQAVGAKDYAQGVSVEVGETEVAADIAIQVEYPERIQKVAANVRSAVEKAITEIVGMKAVEINVTVVDVFIPGDDTDDDEEARVH; from the coding sequence ATGGCACAGAACTCCTCCCTCCCCACCTCGACCCGTACCGACGCCGGCAAGACCGTCATCGTCGACGCCGTCGTGGCCAAGGTCGCCGGCATCGCCGCGGCCGAGGTTCCCGGTGTCCACGCCCTCGGCGGAGGAGCAGCCCGCGTCATCGGCAACATCCGCCAGGCCGTCGGGGCGAAGGACTACGCGCAGGGCGTGAGCGTCGAGGTCGGCGAGACCGAGGTCGCCGCCGACATCGCGATCCAGGTGGAGTACCCCGAGCGCATCCAGAAGGTCGCGGCGAACGTGCGCTCGGCCGTGGAGAAGGCCATCACCGAGATCGTCGGCATGAAGGCCGTCGAGATCAACGTGACGGTCGTCGACGTCTTCATCCCGGGCGATGACACCGACGACGACGAAGAGGCGCGCGTCCACTGA
- a CDS encoding FAS1-like dehydratase domain-containing protein encodes MPVNPELVGRAFAPTAPYLVGREKVREFARAVFADAPQHTDPAAARALGYADVVAPPTFAMVVQDLTLQQLLGDPDSGIELSRLVHAEQRFRYTRPIVAGDELVATLSVTGIRTMGGNAMITSEAEIVDADGAHVVTTTSVLLAGEAGA; translated from the coding sequence GTGCCCGTGAACCCCGAACTCGTCGGTCGTGCCTTCGCGCCGACCGCTCCCTACCTGGTCGGCCGCGAGAAGGTGCGCGAATTCGCCCGCGCCGTCTTCGCCGACGCCCCGCAGCACACCGACCCCGCGGCCGCGCGCGCCCTGGGGTACGCCGACGTGGTGGCCCCGCCGACCTTCGCGATGGTCGTTCAAGACCTGACGCTCCAGCAGCTGCTCGGCGACCCCGACTCCGGCATCGAGCTGTCGCGCCTCGTGCACGCCGAGCAGCGGTTCCGCTACACGCGGCCCATCGTCGCGGGCGACGAGCTCGTCGCGACGCTTTCGGTCACCGGCATCCGGACCATGGGCGGTAACGCGATGATCACGAGCGAAGCCGAGATCGTGGATGCCGACGGCGCCCACGTCGTGACGACGACGAGCGTTTTGCTCGCAGGGGAGGCCGGCGCATGA
- a CDS encoding NADPH-dependent F420 reductase, whose amino-acid sequence MTTVGIIGAGNIGSALAKGFADHGYDVVIANSRGPETLSDLVAEVGDKARAATAQEAAEAGDIVVVTVPLKAIDAVPVAPLVGKTVLDTNNYYFERDGQIAELDEKKTTTSQMLQEHLPESVVVKAFNHIPAADILTDGAPAGTENRRALATSSDSDEAVALVTRIYDEFGFDTVNVGPLSESWRVERDQPAYVVRQNREELEQNLARAER is encoded by the coding sequence ATGACGACTGTAGGAATCATCGGAGCAGGCAACATCGGTTCGGCCCTGGCGAAGGGCTTCGCGGATCACGGTTACGACGTGGTCATCGCCAACTCGCGAGGCCCCGAGACGCTGAGCGACCTCGTCGCCGAGGTGGGCGACAAGGCGCGCGCGGCGACGGCTCAGGAGGCCGCCGAGGCCGGAGACATCGTCGTGGTGACGGTGCCGCTGAAGGCGATCGACGCTGTGCCGGTGGCCCCCCTCGTGGGCAAGACCGTTCTCGACACGAACAACTACTACTTCGAGCGCGACGGACAGATCGCCGAGCTCGACGAGAAGAAGACGACCACCTCGCAGATGCTTCAGGAGCACCTTCCCGAGTCGGTCGTCGTGAAGGCGTTCAATCACATCCCCGCCGCGGACATCCTCACCGACGGCGCCCCCGCCGGTACCGAGAACCGTCGGGCTCTGGCGACCTCGAGCGACTCCGACGAGGCCGTCGCCCTGGTCACGCGCATCTACGACGAGTTCGGCTTCGACACCGTCAACGTCGGACCCCTCAGCGAGAGCTGGCGCGTCGAGCGCGACCAGCCCGCGTACGTCGTGCGTCAGAACCGCGAAGAGCTCGAGCAGAACCTGGCTCGCGCCGAGCGCTGA
- a CDS encoding SDR family oxidoreductase has translation MSTPPVIAVTGSTGAVGGRVARDLAARGIPQRLVVRDASRAPSLEGAEVHVARYSDADAARTALRGVDTLFMVSASETADRVEHHRTFVEAAAEAGVRSIVYTSFFAAAPDAVFTLGRDHAATEEIIRGSGMRWTFLRDNFYMDMMELFAGDDGVIRGPAGDGRCSLVSRADVAATAVAVLLDPAAHADVTYDLTGPEALTMTEVAEKISAVRGHRVRFVDETVEEAYASRAAYGAPRWQVDAWVSTYTSIASGDQAAVSGDVERVTGRPAQSFEEFLGAVS, from the coding sequence ATGTCCACGCCGCCCGTCATCGCCGTCACCGGATCCACCGGAGCTGTGGGGGGTCGGGTCGCACGAGACCTCGCCGCCCGTGGCATCCCGCAGCGTCTCGTCGTGCGCGACGCGTCGCGTGCGCCGTCGCTCGAGGGAGCCGAGGTGCACGTCGCGCGCTATTCCGACGCGGATGCCGCCCGCACGGCCCTGCGGGGAGTCGACACGTTGTTCATGGTGTCGGCGTCGGAGACCGCCGACCGCGTCGAGCACCACCGCACCTTCGTCGAGGCCGCCGCGGAGGCGGGCGTGCGCTCGATCGTCTACACGTCGTTCTTCGCCGCCGCCCCGGACGCCGTCTTCACCCTGGGGCGCGACCACGCCGCCACCGAGGAGATCATCCGCGGATCGGGGATGCGCTGGACGTTCCTGCGCGACAACTTCTACATGGACATGATGGAGCTCTTCGCCGGCGATGACGGCGTGATCCGCGGTCCCGCGGGCGACGGGCGCTGCTCGCTCGTCTCGCGCGCCGACGTCGCCGCCACGGCGGTCGCAGTTCTGCTCGATCCGGCCGCGCACGCCGACGTGACGTACGACCTGACGGGGCCCGAGGCGTTGACCATGACCGAGGTCGCCGAGAAGATCTCGGCGGTCCGCGGCCACCGCGTGCGCTTCGTCGACGAGACGGTCGAAGAGGCGTACGCCTCGCGGGCCGCTTACGGCGCCCCGCGCTGGCAGGTCGATGCGTGGGTGAGCACGTACACCTCGATCGCGAGCGGCGACCAAGCCGCCGTCTCGGGCGATGTCGAGCGCGTTACCGGCCGCCCGGCCCAGAGTTTCGAGGAGTTTCTCGGCGCCGTGTCGTGA